DNA from Rhodothermia bacterium:
CATGTTGAGGCCGGGCTGACCATAGCCGCCTTGCGCATAAACCTGAACTTTGGGACGAATTTTGGCAGCAATCAATGAAGACTGAAGGTCATACGCCGATAATTGGGCAGAAAAAACCGATTCTTCTTTTCGATTTGGCAATGCCATACCCGAAAGTAGGGGTGCTTCTGGAGTTATAAAGCGGGCCTTTTCCGGGATTTCATCGCCCACCAACGTGCCCAGAACCGAGACGGCGGTTTTTCGTTGCCAAGCCAATTCAATCAGGCGTTGGTTTAGCCGCACCTCTTCCGTTCGTAAAACATCTAAACCCACAGGATTCCCCACACCATTCCGCAACATGCCTTCCATTTGGGCCAATTTGCGGCTTAGTTCTTCCTTGGCCAACACCAAAATTTTGTGCTGCGCGTCTAACATTAATATCTGGAAAAACATCTGATTCACCCGATCCACCACGCGGTCTTGCTCCACACCCAATTGTGTACTTTGGACTTCAAATTGGGCGGATTGGAAGTCGGATTGTTTTTTGATCGCACCGCCATCGTATAGGACTTGGGTGATTTCCAAAATGGCGCGGTACTGGTCTTTGTCGGGTGTAGGAAGGGAGACACCGGGGAGAGAAAGGCTTACTTTGGTGACGTCACTCTGGTAACTGGCTTGTCCTGAAAACTGGACTTTGGGAAGTTTTCCGGACAAAGTTGCAGCAGTTGCAAAGGATGACGCCTGCGCAACCAAGCTTTTCTGGGCCGTAACAGGTGCGTGGACAAGTGCCTTCGTGCGTAAGGTGGCCAATTCATATTGTGCCTGTGATGGTATGGCCATGATCAAACCCGATAATAGGGCGATAATGATACGAATCCTCATGTCAACTTTTTGGTTTAATCAAATGGTTAATGGTTCAGCAAAAAAATTATGGCCTCAAAGATCGGATGACAAACTCCGAGACGCTCTTTTTACGGGCTTCTAATAGCTCGGAATATGTGTTGTCGTCTATTTGCATAATGCCTTGTATCATGGGACGAGCCACGACCGGAAAAACGCAAAGGGAGACCAAGTTCAGGATCAGGTCAATCGGGTGAATCGGACGGATCAGGCCAGCCTCCACACCTTGCATAACCTCCATCATCATTTTGTCTTTAGGTGGCTTAAAACCCATACCTCGAAAGCGTTCAGCCTTTTCAGGATTTACGGTAAGTTCTTGTAAAACAAAGCTTGGAATAAATGGATTCTCGGTAGCAAAGGTAATATATTCGCTCACAAACTGCTCAATCTTTTCCAGAATATTCCCAGGCCCATCCCAAACACCGAACAACTGTGGCAGGAATGTACGGATGGCCTCGTCCAAGATCCGCTCGAACATTTTTTCTTTAGACCGAAAATAATAATGGAGCAAAGCTTTGTTAATGCCGGCTTCATCTGCAATTTCCTGCATCCGTGCCCCAGCCCAACCCTTCTGCTGAAAGATTTTTCTGGCGGCAGCCAAGATACGTTCTTCGGTGGTAAGATCTTTATGCACGAATCAATTGGTTTAACTACTTGGTTAAAAATAAGATTGTGTTTTAAAGGTATCCAACTTTTTTAGCGGATTGAGCAGAATCTTCATCGTGTTAGACCTAAACAACCCAAGTTCGTTCAGTTACTCGTTGCCGATGAGATCAAAAATTCAAAATTGCACCCCAAGAAATGCGACATTCTTGCGACAAAGATTGGTTTATTTGCGCCAACATGCGGTAAAATTGCGTCACCAAGCCCTCAAATTGCGTCACCAAGCCCTCAAATTGCGTCACCAAGCCCTCAAATTGCGTCACCAAGCCCTCAAATTGCGTCACCAAACAGCAAGTTTGCGACATCGGGCAATAAACTTGCGGCAGCACGGATTTAGGACTTTACTATGTTCTGATAATAGGTTATACTTTGTCTTAAACATTAGTCACTTCTAATTACGCATTTCTCGTGGGTTAAACGTGGCGACATCCGGTCTGGAGTCGCCATTGTTTTTTGTACAAAGACCAGCGCTAATACCAAATCAAGGTTGAATAAGGCCCTTTCGTTGTGTAATTTAGAGATCACGATAAACCGGAATCACTCATGCCTGCCTCCGATTTTTACGAACGTGTTTATGCCTTGGTACGCTTGGTTCCCTTTGGTTGCGTGACAACCTATGGACACATTGCACGCCATTTGGGAACCGGACAATCGGCGAGGGTAGTTGGTTGGGCTTTGAACCAATGCCCAGACGATGTTCCCGCCCACCGCGTGGTGAATCGGCTTGGGGCACTTTCTGGTGCAATACATTTTGGTGGGCCTCTGGTGATGGAAGACCGATTACGTTCGGAAGGGGTAATCTTCGACGAAAAAGGGTTGGTTGTTTTGACTAAACACTTGTGGATTCCTGAATGACGTTATAGACGCCAGAACCGAAAGCGATTGGACACCAAGTACCAATTTCTAGACCAAAATAATTTTCTCGCTTATCGGTTGGTTAGACTTTGAGATGGCAAATCACTTACGCTTAAACCTTAAATACATGAGCAGAATAGACGAATTCCGATCATACCGAGACCGTATGAACAAGCGGATTTTGGAAGAGGGGTCGCACTTGGGCATTAAACGTGTGTACAATTTAGACACAAATGCCTATCGAGATGGGGCATTACCCCACGAGACCAAGGAACTGCTTGGCTTGGTCGCATCTATGGTGTTGCGGTGCAACGATTGTATAGACTACCACCTCATCCAATGTGTGGAAGCGGGCTTCACAAACGAGCAGTTGGAGGATGCGATGAATGTAGCGCTTGTGGTGGGTGGAACCATCGTGATCCCGCACCTTCGTCATGCTTATGAAACTATAGATTTGCTCCGTAACGAGGCAGCAAACAAATGGGTTTGACCTCATTTGGATTGGTGTAGCTTTCGGCAAATAGGGCAATAATCAGCCGGAACATTTCCATTGGCGTCCATTTTTATGCCCATTGGCACGTCCGTTTTGGGAATTTGCTTGGGTGCTGGAGCCTTGTTTCCAAGCAATTCGTCTATCCGTACCAATTCATAACCTTTGCCTTTAAGCCATTGCAAGAGTTGGCCCAAGCGCTTATAAAACTTATCGGTTCGTTCTGGCGCGGTTCCCATATGTAACAGCATGATAAAACCGTTTAGACCATCTGGATCCGATTGTTCATAGGTTTTAATGTGCCCCCAAATGGCATTGCTGCTCAAATAATTCGGCATTTCAGGCGTGGTATAATCTGCATTAGATCGGCTACCGGGGGTAATACCAATCAAAGTAAGGCCCATTTCTTTGGTCCATTGTGCAATACTACTGTCGTACCATTCATAGGGTGGCAAAAAATATGGAGCAGTTGCTTTTTGTAAACCGAATTTTTCCATAGCCTTATAGTTCTCTTTCAAATCTAGCGTCATTTCTTGTTTTCCAATGATTAGGCTATCCCCAAATCCATATTCCAGATGCTGGTCGGAGTGCCCACCCAAATAATGTCCGTCTTGTTTTAGCCCCAGTATCAACGTGTGGCGGGTTGTATCTCTATAGAAACGGCCTGTTAAGAAAAAAGAGGCTTTGGTACGGTTTTTTGCAAGAACCTCGCGCACAAAAGCCCCACCCTCTGCAAAGTGATCTGCCGAGAAAATAAGTGCCATCTTTTTTTGGTCCCTATCCCCTCGAATAATGGTTTCTTTTACCCTCGTAAAACCCGTTTTTGAAGGTTCGGGCGGAGTTTTTCCACCTTTGGTTGTGGAAGTGGTTGGCGAAGTTGTAGGAGCCGGATCGGGCTTCGTCGGCGGGTTACATGCAGAGAACGCCATAATGCTCCAAAGAACGTGTATTAGATATTTGTACATGGGTCTTGGGTGTGGTGGTGTGGGTTTTGTATGCGATTTGCCAATACCAGAAAAGAAAGGTAGCAAAACTTGGCTTGTAGGTAAATGATGTGGAAAAATTTGTGACAAAAAAGACCTCATGACAGAGACCACTGTGAAAGTCGGGTTTTGACAAGAAGACGACGCTTGTAATCATTTTGTTTAATAGGCTTTATTTTACAAGCGCTTAGGTGATTGTAAATGCGGTTTGCGCCTCAAGTACCATCCTCCCCAACCAAACGTAAACGCCTACCGGCAAAGTTCTTCTTAAAATTTTCATTTCGGTTTAATTAGATTGTTTCATCGGTTGGTCGGGTCTTGCCCTTGTTTATCCATGGTGTTAAGAAAAGAAAAACAACATAAATATGCCGATTGACATGAAGTTACCCGCATTTCTTGTATGTGCAATGGCCTTGCTTTTGCTCAATACAGCTATCGCTCAAACCGATACCACACGAGCCATCATATCACCAAAAATACCATTGGCCGCCGAAAAAAACGACCTTCACAAACCTCGAAAAACCAATATTCTGTCTTTTAATCTGGGTATAAAAAGCGTTTTTCATCACCCTGAAGCGCGCTTGGACGGTACGGATAAACAGTACACGAAAAATGTCCATTGGATTCCTTTAAGTTTTGCAACAGAACACTTTCTTAAGGATCAGTATAGCATAGGTCTTCGCCTTAATTTTGTTAACCATCAACAAATTTATGATGCGCTCTGGGGCAATTATTCGACAAATAGAACAGAGAAACATCATTTTCAGGTCATTGAACAGCGACTTTCTGTTTTATTTCGTCAAAACCTCTATCTCATCAAAAAGGCAAATTTTGATTTATACTGGGGATTGGGTGTAGGGCTTGCTACGTTTAAACAAGTCAAATCCGTTGATCCATATGCGTATGAATATGGCGGAAGCGGAGAATTAGATTTCCTTCAACGTTTTGGAGCCGAAACCTCAATAGGGCTGCACTATTACCCCTTTTCTGACAAACCTTGGGGCATCATGGCTGAGGGCGGATTGATGCAATCTTTTGGGCGGCTTGGTGTTTATTATAAAATCCAAAAGTGATTTGCAACCGTATTACTGGCCAGCACAAGCTCGCTAACACTCATCTTTACACATTTGGCGAGTCCCCCAAGAGTAGCGTACCAAACGGGCACGAGAGACAATTCAGGCTTTGGCAATGCTGTTTATAGAGTTGGTGAATGGCTTGTACCTCCATTGCATTCGCTGGTGACCAATTAGGATGCGCAAATTTACGCACAACGGTATCGTTGGTCTTCGGCAGGCGGGTTAAGAGACTGCCGAGATGAGCACTAAAATGTGGGTTTCCCAGCTTGGCATACGCCGACCAAACGGCAGGTAAAAGGGCATTTGCAATCAAAATATCGGCTCGATCTCGCCCCATTATGGCGGGCGTTTTACCCGAAGAAGTGGTCAAAAGAAAATGATGTTGCCAAAAAGTGGCGGGTGGGAGGCGCAACAACTTCCGAAGTTGTAAAATGGCATCGCGCTGGCAGGTGG
Protein-coding regions in this window:
- a CDS encoding TolC family protein; amino-acid sequence: MRIRIIIALLSGLIMAIPSQAQYELATLRTKALVHAPVTAQKSLVAQASSFATAATLSGKLPKVQFSGQASYQSDVTKVSLSLPGVSLPTPDKDQYRAILEITQVLYDGGAIKKQSDFQSAQFEVQSTQLGVEQDRVVDRVNQMFFQILMLDAQHKILVLAKEELSRKLAQMEGMLRNGVGNPVGLDVLRTEEVRLNQRLIELAWQRKTAVSVLGTLVGDEIPEKARFITPEAPLLSGMALPNRKEESVFSAQLSAYDLQSSLIAAKIRPKVQVYAQGGYGQPGLNMFKSGFQPFGIVGVRLNWTLWDFGATRNERDAVHTQAMMVERNRDLFQQNLTIQLRQLWNEIARHDALLAQDEALIALRTKIKQTVSVQMTEGVATANDYLSELNNETQAKENKALREIQRLQALIQYEHALGRTTADVPNK
- a CDS encoding TetR/AcrR family transcriptional regulator; protein product: MHKDLTTEERILAAARKIFQQKGWAGARMQEIADEAGINKALLHYYFRSKEKMFERILDEAIRTFLPQLFGVWDGPGNILEKIEQFVSEYITFATENPFIPSFVLQELTVNPEKAERFRGMGFKPPKDKMMMEVMQGVEAGLIRPIHPIDLILNLVSLCVFPVVARPMIQGIMQIDDNTYSELLEARKKSVSEFVIRSLRP
- a CDS encoding polysaccharide deacetylase family protein, with translation MYKYLIHVLWSIMAFSACNPPTKPDPAPTTSPTTSTTKGGKTPPEPSKTGFTRVKETIIRGDRDQKKMALIFSADHFAEGGAFVREVLAKNRTKASFFLTGRFYRDTTRHTLILGLKQDGHYLGGHSDQHLEYGFGDSLIIGKQEMTLDLKENYKAMEKFGLQKATAPYFLPPYEWYDSSIAQWTKEMGLTLIGITPGSRSNADYTTPEMPNYLSSNAIWGHIKTYEQSDPDGLNGFIMLLHMGTAPERTDKFYKRLGQLLQWLKGKGYELVRIDELLGNKAPAPKQIPKTDVPMGIKMDANGNVPADYCPICRKLHQSK
- a CDS encoding carboxymuconolactone decarboxylase family protein; protein product: MSRIDEFRSYRDRMNKRILEEGSHLGIKRVYNLDTNAYRDGALPHETKELLGLVASMVLRCNDCIDYHLIQCVEAGFTNEQLEDAMNVALVVGGTIVIPHLRHAYETIDLLRNEAANKWV
- a CDS encoding MGMT family protein, with protein sequence MPASDFYERVYALVRLVPFGCVTTYGHIARHLGTGQSARVVGWALNQCPDDVPAHRVVNRLGALSGAIHFGGPLVMEDRLRSEGVIFDEKGLVVLTKHLWIPE